The following coding sequences are from one Nicotiana tabacum cultivar K326 chromosome 1, ASM71507v2, whole genome shotgun sequence window:
- the LOC107814451 gene encoding bifunctional dTDP-4-dehydrorhamnose 3,5-epimerase/dTDP-4-dehydrorhamnose reductase-like: MTILDKLLPISLEMTKRNLTGICNFTNPGVVSNNEILEMYRDNVDPSFSWKNFTHEEQAKVIVAPNNELDTSKMSKEFPEMKSIKESLIEYVFKPNRKTRVA; the protein is encoded by the coding sequence ATGACAATCTTGGATAAACTTCTCCCAATATCCCTCGAGATGACAAAGAGAAACCTGACTGGAATATGTAACTTCACTAATCCTGGAGTTGTTAGCAATAATGAGATTCTTGAAATGTACCGTGACAATGTCGACCCGAGCTTTAGTTGGAAGAATTTCACTCATGAGGAGCAAGCAAAGGTCATTGTTGCTCCTAACAATGAGCTTGATACTTCAAAAATGAGCAAGGAATTCCCTGAAATGAAATCCATCAAAGAGTCCCTCATTGAGTATGTTTTCAAGCCAAATAGGAAAACAAGAGTAGCTTGA
- the LOC107760094 gene encoding protein FATTY ACID EXPORT 6, producing the protein MHDFCFTIPYGLILVCGGIIGYFKKGSTVSLAGGLGTGFLLILAGYLSLQAFHKRKNSYFALILETACAAVLTWVMGQRYMQTSKIMPAGVVAGISLVMTGFYLYKIATGGNHFPSKAE; encoded by the exons ATGcatgatttttgcttcacaaTCCCATATGGTTTAATTCTTGTATGTGGTGGAATTATAGGATATTTCAAGAAAGGAAGCACAGTTTCACTGGCTGGAGGTTTGGGTActggatttttgctcattttagcTGGTTACTTGAGTCTTCAAGCATTTCACAAGCGCAAAAATTCTTACTTTGCCTTGATTCTTGAAACTG CTTGTGCTGCCGTGTTAACATGGGTCATGGGACAGCGGTACATGCAGACTTCAAAGATAATGCCAGCTGGCGTTGTTGCTGGTATCAG TTTGGTAATGACTGGATTTTACCTGTATAAGATCGCCACTGGTGGAAACCATTTCCCGTCTAAAGCCGAGTAA
- the LOC107760095 gene encoding vacuolar protein sorting-associated protein 22 homolog 1: protein MRRRPGIGGLQNAAAARDQYRLLGENVAKLRTDLMKEQLATFRSQLEDFARKHKNDIRKNPAFRAQFHEMCAKVGVDPLASNKGFWAELLGIGDFYYELGVQIIEVCLATRPHNGGLISLDDLCKLLGQRRKAVRETISEDDCLRAISKLKVLGSGYEVITVGKRKLVRSVPTELNKDHNEILELAQAQGFVTVDEVQRRLNWSSGRATDALETLLEEGLAMIDDGHRDGRRRYWFPCVSSVSSYVGTDAL from the exons ATGAGGCGGAGACCGGGAATCGGAGGTTTGCAGAACGccgcggcggctagg GATCAATATCGATTGCTAGGGGAAAATGTGGCGAAATTGAGAACTGATCTTATGAAAGAGCAGCTCGCTACTTTTCGCTCTCAGCTTGAAGACTTTGCTCGCAAACACAAG AATGACATTCGCAAGAATCCTGCATTCAGGGCGCAGTTCCACGAGATGTGTGCTAAAGTTGGAGTAGATCCGCTAGCATCAAACAAGGGTTTCTGGGCAGAATTGTTAGGGATTGGCGATTTCTATTATGAACTTG GGGTGCAGATCATTGAAGTATGCTTGGCTACTAGACCCCACAACGGAGGTTTGATAAGCTTGGATGATCTTTGTAAACTGCTTGGTCAGAGACGGAAAGCTGTTCGTGAGACAATATCTGAGGATGACTGCTTGCGTGCTATTAGCAAGCTGAAG GTATTAGGTAGTGGTTATGAGGTGATTACAGTGGGAAAGAGAAAGCTTGTTAGATCTGTCCCTACTGAACTGAATAAGGATCACAATGAAATTTTAGAGCTGGCCCAG GCTCAAGGCTTTGTGACAGTTGATGAGGTACAAAGACGCCTAAACTGGTCTTCAGGTCGTGCAACTGATGCACTTGAAACACTTTTAGAG GAAGGACTTGCCATGATTGATGATGGTCACAGAGATGGCAGACGTAGATACTGGTTCCCCTGTGTGTCCTCTGTCTCCTCCTATGTAGGAACAGACGCTCTTTAG
- the LOC107760097 gene encoding putative serine/threonine-protein kinase PBL23 — MTLGNKKKMKMNCFTCCVAKEEAVHKRSLRKNIQEHKNTKTQSNLSFRNDSSRRRYIAEEIAKLGKGNISAEIFTFQELKLATQNFDNDRLLGEGGFGRVYKGHIESKNLDVAVKQLDRNGFQGTREFLVEVLILSLLHHPNLVNLVGYCSDGDQRILVYEYMPNGSLEDHLLELDPEKNPLDWDTRMKIAEGAAKGLEYLHETANPPVIYRDFKASNILLDENFNPKLSDFGLAKLGPTGDKSHVSTRVMGTYGYCAPEYASTGQLTAKSDVYSFGVVFLEMITGRRVIDTSKPSAEQNLVQWAQPLFKDKKKFHLMVDPMLKGNYPKKGLYQALAIAAMCLQQEASVRPLISDVVTALAYLSGNKKKEEEEAAEDTSKSPAPLQSNANNTETVESNEANVDTAKD; from the exons ATGACATTGGGTaacaagaagaaaatgaagatgaattgCTTTACATGTTGTGTTGCAAAGGAAGAAGCTGTTCATAAAAGATCTTTGAGAAAGAATATTCAAGAACACAAGAACACAAAAACTCAATCCAATCTTTCTTTTAGAAATG ACAGCAGCAGAAGGAGGTACATAGCAGAAGAAATAGCAAAACTTGGAAAAGGAAACATTTCTGCTGAAATCTTCACATTCCAAGAATTGAAACTTGCCACTCAAAACTTTGACAATGATCGTTTGCTTGGTGAAGGTGGTTTTGGCAGAGTGTACAAGGGACACATTGAAAGCAAGAACTTG GATGTTGCTGTGAAGCAACTTGACAGGAATGGTTTCCAAGGAACTAGAGAATTTCTTGTGGAGGTTCTGATATTAAGTCTTCTTCATCACCCTAATCTTGTCAATTTGGTAGGATATTGTTCAGATGGTGACCAGAGAATATTAGTATATGAATACATGCCAAATGGTTCACTAGAAGATCACCTTCTTG AACTTGATCCAGAAAAAAACCCACTTGATTGGGATACAAGGATGAAAATTGCAGAAGGAGCAGCAAAAGGACTTGAATACTTGCATGAAACAGCTAACCCTCCGGTGATTTACCGCGATTTTAAAGCCTCCAACATACTTCTAGACGAGAATTTCAATCCGAAGCTCTCGGATTTTGGACTTGCCAAGTTAGGGCCAACGGGCGATAAAAGTCATGTGTCCACCAGGGTCATGGGAACCTATGGTTATTGTGCACCTGAATATGCTTCCACAGGTCAATTGACTGCAAAATCTGATGTTTACAGCTTTGGAGTTGTATTTTTGGAAATGATCACAGGAAGAAGAGTCATTGACACCTCAAAACCAAGTGCAGAACAGAATCTTGTTCAGTGG GCACAACCACTGTTCAAAGACAAGAAAAAGTTTCACTTAATGGTAGATCCAATGCTGAAAGGGAACTACCCAAAGAAGGGACTGTACCAAGCTCTAGCAATTGCAGCAATGTGTCTGCAACAGGAAGCCAGTGTTCGTCCGTTGATCAGCGATGTCGTCACTGCTTTGGCATATCTATCAGGGaacaagaaaaaggaagaagaggaagctgcAGAAGACACTTCCAAATCCCCAGCTCCATTGCAAAGTAATGCAAATAACACTGAAACTGTTGAAAGCAATGAAGCTAATGTTGATACAGCAAAAGACTAA